In Carassius gibelio isolate Cgi1373 ecotype wild population from Czech Republic chromosome B17, carGib1.2-hapl.c, whole genome shotgun sequence, a single window of DNA contains:
- the selenon gene encoding selenoprotein N, translating into MAADVDKAPAGEPKDDHGEDCATPSSRRARSRFKQLSSLFLIAAVPFFGFCIKYYQDTQLVKRHEAGLKALGADGLFFFSSLDTDHDLYLSPEEFKPIAEKLTGVAPPPEFEEEIPHDPNGETLTLHAKMQPLLLESMTKSKDGFLGVSHSSLSGLRSWKRPAVSSSMFYASQFKIFLPPSGKSALGDTWWIIPSELNIFTGYLPNNRYHPPTPRGKEVLIHSLLSMFHPRPFVKSRFAPQGAVACIRAASDFYYDIVFRIHAEFQLNDVPGFPFWFTPGQFAGNIILSKDASHVREFHLYVPNDKSLNVDMEWLYGASESSNMEVDIGYLPQMELRAEGPSTPSVIYDEQGNMIDSRGEGGEPIQFVFEEIVWSAELSREEASRHLEVTMYPFKKVPYLPFSEAFSRADAEKKLVHSILLWGALDDQSCUGSGRTLRETVLESSPVLTLLNQSFISSWSLVKELEDLQGDQKNLDLSKKARLHLEEYTFPVEMMVALPNGTVVHHINANNFLDQTSMKPEEEEGPAISFSAGFEDPSTSTYIRFLQEGLEKARPYLES; encoded by the exons ATGGCCGCAGACGTGGATAAAGCTCCTGCTGGAGAACCAAAGGATGATCATGGTGAAGATTGCGCGACTCCATCCAGCAGACGCGCCCGCTCACGTTTCAAGCAGCTCTCCAGTTTATTTCTAATCGCTGCTGTTCCTTTCTTCGGCTTTTGCATTAAATATTACCAGGACACCCAGCTTGTGAAACGACAT GAGGCAGGATTGAAGGCGCTGGGAGCAGACGGACTCTTTTTCTTCTCATCCCTGGATACCGATCATGATCTTTATCTCAGTCCAGAGGAATTCAAACCTATTGCAGAAAAACTCACAG GTGTGGCACCTCCCCCAGAGTTTGAAGAGGAGATACCACATGACCCGAATGGAGAGACGCTGACCCTGCATGCTAAAATGCAGCCGTTACTACTGGAAAGCATGACTAAGAGCAAAGATGGCTTTCTAGGG GTTTCACACAGCTCTCTTAGTGGGCTGAGATCTTGGAAACGTCCAGCTGTTTCTTCATCCATGTTTTATGCCAGTCAGTTCAAGATCTTCCTGCCACCCAGTGGTAAATCGGCCCTAGGTGACACTTGGTGGATCATTCCCAGCGAACTGAACATCTTCACCGGCTACCTTCCCAACAACCGCTATCATCCTCCCACACCACGAGGCAAAGAG GTACTGATCCACTCTCTGCTGAGTATGTTCCACCCACGGCCTTTTGTGAAATCCCGCTTCGCTCCACAGGGAGCTGTGGCTTGTATTCGGGCTGCTAGTGATTTCTATTATGACATTGTTTTCAG AATCCATGCTGAGTTCCAGCTAAATGATGTTCCAGGCTTTCCATTCTGGTTCACTCCTGGGCAGTTTGCTGGTAACATCATCCTCTCTAAAGATGCTTCTCATGTCCGAGAGTTTCACCTCTACGTCCCAAATGACAA GTCTCTGAATGTGGACATGGAGTGGCTTTATGGGGCCAGTGAGAGCAGCAACATGGAGGTGGATATTGGATACCTGCCTCAG ATGGAGCTGAGGGCAGAAGGTCCCTCCACTCCCTCAGTGATCTATGACGAGCAGGGGAACATGATTGACAGCCGAGGGGAGGGAGGAGAGCCCATTCAGTTTGTCTTTGAGGAGATTGTCTGGAGTGCAGAGCTGAGTAGAGAAGAAGCATCCAGACATCTGGAGGTCACAATGTACCCATTTAAAAAG GTACCATATTTACCATTCAGTGAGGCCTTTAGCAGAGCTGATGCAGAGAAGAAGCTGGTTCACTCCATCCTGCTCTGGGGCGCCCTGGATGACCAGTCATGCTGAG GTTCGGGGCGGACTCTTCGAGAGACAGTCCTCGAGAGTTCGCCCGTTTTGACCTTGCTCAACCAGAGCTTCATCAGCAGCTGGTCTCTAGTCAAAGAGCTGGAGGATCTGCAG GGTGATCAGAAGAATCTGGACTTGAGTAAAAAGGCCCGTTTACATTTGGAAGAGTATACTTTTCCAGTGGAGATGATGGTGGCGCTACCCAACGGCACTGTG GTCCATCACATCAACGCTAATAATTTCCTGGACCAGACATCCATGAAACCAGAAGAGGAAGAGGGGCCTGCTATCAGTTTCTCAGCAGGTTTTGAGGATCCTTCAACGTCCACATACATTCGCTTCTTACAGGAAGGACTAGAAAAGGCCAGACCTTACCTGGAATCATAA
- the znf593 gene encoding zinc finger protein 593 yields the protein MGKSKQVGKHSKGKKKNISKTWKTKRRTKDLDQIHADMIPVNAVKLLKQDVDYDVTGCAQHYCLHCARYFVNLKTLKEHFKSKPHKKRLKKLKEEPYTQAEAERAAGMGSYIPPKTVEVHTQQVEEDMD from the exons ATGGGAAAGTCCAAACAGGTTGGAAAGCACAGTAAAGGCAAGAAGAAGAACATTTCCAAGACATGGAAGACTAAACGCAGGACAAAGGACCTTGACCAGATCCATGCAGACATGATCCCTGTGAATGCTGTCAAGTTACTAAAGCAAGATGTAGATTATGATGTTACAGGATGTGCTCAGCATTATTGTCTGCACTGCGC gagatattttgtcaatttgaAAACCCTGAAGGAGCATTTCAAGTCAAAACCTCATAAAAAACG attGAAGAAGCTGAAGGAAGAGCCATATACACAGGCCGAGGCAGAGCGGGCAGCAGGAATGGGCTCCTACATCCCACCCAAAACTGTAGAGGTTCACACACAGCAGGTCGAGGAAGATATGGACTGA
- the morn2 gene encoding MORN repeat-containing protein 2, giving the protein MSETTILKILYIFPNGDQYEGECCRTSDGVLLRKGSGTHTSASGIMYTGEWDNDKMNGRGTLTHPSGAFYSGLFRDNMYHGKGTYRFPDGTEYTGTFNNNRFEGEGEFTDSQGLVWRGMFHNKAALGLKLKVNV; this is encoded by the exons ATGTCCg AGACTACAAttcttaaaattttatatatttttccaaaTGGAGACCAATATG agGGCGAATGTTGTCGTACTTCAGATGGTGTGCTGCTGAGGAAAGGGTCAGGCACACACACATCAGCCTCTGGAATTATGTACACTGGAGAATGGGACAATGATAAG ATGAATGGCAGAGGAACTCTAACGCACCCTTCAGGGGCATTTTACAGCGGCCTGTTCCGAGACAACATGTATCATGGCAAAGGAACTTATCGATTTCCTGATGGGACAGAATACACAGGAACTTTTAACAACAACAG ATTTGAAGGTGAAGGGGAGTTCACAGATTCACAAGGACTTGTGTGGAGGGGGATGTTCCATAACAAAGCCGCACTGGGACTGAAGCTCAAAGTCAACGTGTga
- the arhgef33 gene encoding rho guanine nucleotide exchange factor 33, whose translation MENGKIEGTGYDIDAIDLQLQAMWVELKSGVGSVVEDFATLRQTYSRLEEKVSTYQQETNEKILSLRNTLNTLQEDMSTALTQLSEVRSNQKDLQRDLDLMQSTQHRKGSRGEGSVDGHASLNSQTELSLIQHYISSLSANQNSYLEHDGQKKFPVWRERKNNRDLKEQNNSTQRQTAALELLESERAYVSYLSLLLKANISFNGSENISLKDKRPFPPSLRFLIQQHLELLHLLQERVLKSHWQGIMGDVFLRLTSKESDFLDHYVSYLRDLPECLTVVSLFSSSKSASLLEGDITGDETCPSLHSLLLQPVQRIPEYHTLLQSLLQQTESEHPDYYLLLVSVQQLRAFMSQFSHLLQHNQELLTHSHALREHTHSLCTQQHERPSHTRKELSRSTVRQLYKVDYEKNYSNTSAQNDPSRRNKRYPDYETAPYHYDPEIPSPVSFLSDSDSRHKAISVPLRSIPESEGAGSVLSDALGALFPYGAGGSRCSSPSHSSDSSIDIAFVRCSPSHSPPRQSHSRGRSAGGVVYRSNRACVSPDSADIVRPRPLQAVQRKSKSLNGLQMDSIDSHAHQSKTPAHPRLERQSGVKSRLRPSSPKHRYETHTDTEEQPRLIHQKDPRSLVWEELKLRGVSDDYDHTPLSEHSRKEGKGFRNSFKKLFKKKSSGDGKEKTTVKAECQSSGEHESTKAPHTADIDRGTAV comes from the exons ATGGAGAATGGTAAAATAGAGG gtACAGGTTATGACATAGATGCCATAGACCTTCAG TTGCAGGCGATGTGGGTGGAGCTAAAATCGGGAGTTGGAAGTGTGGTTGAAGATTTTGCCACACTACGGCAAACCTACAGCCGACTAGAGGAGAAAGTCTCTACCTATCAACAAGAAACCAATGAAAAGATCCTGTCTCTCAGAAACACACTTAACACATTACAG GAGGACATGAGCACAGCTCTAACGCAGCTCTCTGAGGTTAGGAGTAACCAAAAAGACCTGCAGAGAGACCTGGACCTTATGCAGAGCACACAACACAG GAAAGGCTCAAGGGGGGAGGGATCAGTGGATGGCCACGCCTCTCTAAACAGCCAAACAGAACTCAGTCTCATTCAGCATTACATAAGCAGCCTGTCAGCTAATCAGA ACTCTTATCTTGAGCATGACGGTCAAAAGAAGTTTCCAGTGTGGAGGGAGAGAAAAAACAACCGAGATTTGAAAGAACAAAATAACTCAA CTCAGAGGCAGACTGCCGCGCTGGAGCTGTTGGAGTCTGAGAGAGCGTATGTGTCGTATCTCTCACTCCTGTTAAAGGCCAACATCAGTTTTAATGGATCGGAAAACATCAGCCTCAAAGACAAACG GCCTTTCCCTCCCTCTCTACGCTTCTTGATTCAGCAGCATCTGGAACTCCTTCACCTCCTTCAGGAGAGAGTTCTTAAGAGCCACTGGCAAGGAATCATGGGAGATGTATTTCTAAGGCTCACTAGCAAAGAA AGTGATTTTCTGGATCATTACGTATCATACCTACGGGACCTGCCAGAATGTTTGACAGTTGTTAGTCTGTTCTCCTCTTCAAAATCAGCCAGCTTACTGGag GGTGATATCACAGGGGATGAGACATGTCCATCTCTGCATTCTCTGCTTCTACAACCTGTCCAACGTATCCCAGAATACCATACGCTCCTCCAG AGTCTTCTGCAGCAGACAGAGTCAGAGCATCCAGACTATTACCTGTTACTGGTGTCTGTGCAACAGCTCCGAGCTTTCATGTCCCAGTTCAGCCATCTGCTACAGCACAACCAGGAGCTCCTCACACACAGTCATGCcctgcgagaacacacacacagcctgtgcACACAACAGCATGAGCGGCCCTCACACACCCGAAAAGAGCTAAGCAG GTCTACAGTTAGACAGCTGTATAAAGTCGACTATGAGAAAAATTACAGCAACACCAGCGCACAAAA tgatcCCTCTCGACGTAACAAACGCTACCCTGACTATGAAACAGCACCCTATCACTACGACCCAGAAATCCCATCCCCTGTCTCCTTCCTGTCTGACTCTGACTCTCGTCACAAAGCCATCTCAGTTCCTCTGCGCAGCATTCCAGAGTCAGAGGGAGCGGGATCTGTCCTCTCTGATGCTCTGGGTGCGCTCTTTCCCTATGGAGCCGGCGGCTCTCGCTGCTCAAGCCCGTCTCATTCCTCGGACTCCAGCATTGATATTGCCTTTGTGCGTTGTAGTCCTTCTCATAGTCCACCTCGACAGTCCCACAGTAGGGGGAGAAGCGCTGGGGGTGTGGTTTATAGGTCCAACAGAGCCTGTGTGTCACCTGACTCAGCAGATATTGTGAGACCACGCCCTCTACAGGCAGTGCAGAGAAAGAGCAAATCACTGAACGGCCTGCAGATGGACAGTATTGATAGCCACGCCCATCAGTCAAAAACTCCCGCCCACCCGAGGCTAGAGCGCCAGTCAGGTGTCAAATCAAGACTGAGACCGAGCAGTCCAAAGCACAGATATGAGACACACACTGACACAGAGGAGCAGCCACGGCTAATACATCAAAAG GATCCTAGAAGCCTGGTGTGGGAGGAGCTCAAATTGAGGGGTGTGTCGGATGATTATGACCACACCCCCTTGAGTGAACACAGTAGGAAAGAAGGAAAAGGATTTAGGAACTCCTTCAAAAAGCTCTTTAAGAAAAA GTCTAGTGGTGATGGAAAGGAGAAGACAACAGTGAAAGCTGAGTGTCAAAGCAGCGGAGAGCATGAGTCCACCAAAGCCCCTCACACAGCAGACATTGACAGAGGAACTGCTGTTTAA